The Amblyraja radiata isolate CabotCenter1 chromosome 1, sAmbRad1.1.pri, whole genome shotgun sequence genome contains a region encoding:
- the LOC116990220 gene encoding zinc finger protein 501-like: MSAKFTQLVASAERLLPLLPWGHNKEKRYECDVCGKAWQRPSRLETHRRVHTGERPFDCSECGKNFTRYDHLLRHNRVHTGERPFTCSDCGKSFMTANHLNSHRRVHTDERPFTCSACGKSFKTINELKNHQRVHSDEKPYGCSTCGKSFARMSGLRVHQRVHSSFKSSMELKMHKRLHTGERPFTCSDCGKGFTHSSNLLVHQRTHTGERPFTCAQCGKRFTLSTYLLTHQQVHSSERPFTCSDCGKGFKSSPELKMHSLLHTGEFPYTCSDCGKGFTHSSSLLVHHRTHTGERPYTCAQCGKGFIQSSHLLEHQRTHTGDRPYTCAQCGKGYTLSSNLLVHQRTHTGERPYTCKQCGKGFTRSASLLEHQGTHTGERAFTCTQCGKGFTRSSKLQEHQRTHTGERPYTCAQCGKGFTRPTQLLSHQQVHPGEFIRGGWPDNQCNTSLEISPYFLVRDELVLQDGIIVKGHKAVVPAALRNEYYNDIHRGHPGVEQKQPLQAAPQTLAMTRE; this comes from the exons ATGAGTGCCAAGTTCACACAGCTGGTGGCCTCTGCTGAGCGGCTGCTGCCCCTGCtaccctg ggggcacaacaaggagaagcgttatgagtgcgacgtgtgtggcaaggcctggcagcgcCCGAGccggctggagacccaccggcgggtgcacacgggagaacgccccttcgactgctcggagtgcggtaAGAACTTCACTCGCTATGACCACCTGCTGCGGCACAACCGCGTGCACACTGGCGAGAGGCCTTTCacttgctccgactgcggcaagagcttcatgaCGGCGAATCACCTGAACagtcaccggcgggtgcacacagatgagaggcccttcacctgctccgcctgcggcaagagcttcaagacgataAATGAGCTGAAAAACCATCAGCGGGTGCACTCagacgagaagccctatggctgttccacctgcggcaagagctttgcccggaTGTCAGGGCTGCGggtgcaccagcgggtgcacagca gcttcaagtcgtccatggAACTGAAAATGCACAaacgcctgcacaccggggagcgtcccttcacctgcagcgactgtggcaagggcttcacccactccagcaacctgttggtgcaccagcgcacacacaccggcgagcgccccttcacctgcgcccagtgtggcaagcgcTTCACCCTCTCCACCTATCTGCTGACCCACCAGCAGGTGCACTccagcgagaggcccttcacctgctccgactgcggcaaaggcttcaagtcgtcgccgGAACTGAAAATGCACAGTCTCCTGCACACCGGCGAGttcccctacacctgcagcgactgtggcaagggcttcacccactccagcagctTGCTGGTGCACcaccgcacccacaccggcgagcgtccctacacctgtgcccagtgcggcaagggtttcatccagtccagtcacctgctggagcaccaacgcacccacaccggcgaccgtccctacacctgcgcccagtgcggcaagggctacacCCTGTCCAGCAACctactggtgcaccagcgcacccacactggtgaacgcccctacacctgcaagcagtgtggcaagggcttcacccgctccgccagcctgctggagcaccagggcactcacaccggcgagcgtgccttcacctgcacccagtgcggcaagggcttcacacgctcctccaagctgcaggagcaccagcgcacccacaccggcgagcgcccctacacctgcgcccagtgcggcaagggcttcacccgccccacccagctgctgtcccaccaacaGGTGCACCCCGGCGaat TCATCCGGGGCGGTTGGCCCGACAACCAGTGCAACACCTCGCTCGAAATAagcccctacttcctggttcgtgaCGAACTGGTGTTACAGGACGGAATCATAGTCAAGGGCCATAAGGCAGTGGTCCCAGCCGCCCTCCGGAACGAATACTATAACGACATCCACAGAGGCCACCCTGGCGTGGAG CAGAAGCAGCCCCTACAGGCGGCTCCACAGACGCTGGCGATGACCAGAGAGTGA
- the LOC116983056 gene encoding uncharacterized protein LOC116983056, with protein sequence MVFPTPYQQTRVPVRSAKQLMERSYLAKSDVYLDLLNLQNIARDPILGSPAQRLMSRQTRAPLPVSQQLLQPQVRSLPAVQKQLQLKWDTQKRFFDKSSKPLKSLACGQVVRLQTDKGHARLGHIHGPAKEPRLYLVEVDGVIYRRNHQHILPVKEPRPATPCPDAPRLVLTPTVGPAPPPPTVIPTAVFPRQLPPGLPMSSPTRPVGSPVVLPLPSLVFTPAKGGEAVSYRTRAGRVCRPPIRYGDFV encoded by the coding sequence ATGGTATTTCCAACACCTTACCAGCAGACCCGAGTTCCTGTTCGGAGTGCGAAACAACTCATGGAACGATCATATCTTGCCAAATCAGACGTATACCTAGACCTACTCAATCTACAGAACATTGCACGGGATCCCATACTAGGTtctccagcccaacgactgatgtctcgccaaacccgtgctcccTTGCCTGTCTCCCAGCAGCTGttgcagccacaagttcgttCCCTGCCTGCGGTTCAGAAGCAACTACAACTTAAATGGGACACGCAGAAGCGGTTCTTCGACAAgtccagcaagccacttaaaTCTCTTGCTTGTGGACAAGTGGTTCGTCTGCAAACCGACAAAGGCCATGCACGACTGGGACACATTCACGGCCCTGCCAAGGAGCCACGTTTGTACCTGGTCGAAGTGGACGGAgtcatctacagacgcaaccatCAACACATCCTGCCGGTGAAGGAACCGCGTCCTGCGACTCCATGTCCTGATGCCCCGCGTCTTGTGTTAACTCCCACAGTCGGTCCAGCACCCCCACCACCAACTGTCATTCCTACCGCGGTCTTCCCGCGCCAGTTGCCGCCTGGCTTGCCTATGTCGTCTCCCACCAGGCCTGTCGGGTCACCGGTTGTGTTACCACTCCCCTCCCTGGTCTTTACTCCCGCGAAAGGAGGTGAGGCTGTCTCCTACCGCACAAGGGCTGGACGGGTTTgtaggccacccattagatatgGTGATTTTGTGTAA